A region of Rhizobium grahamii DNA encodes the following proteins:
- a CDS encoding class I SAM-dependent methyltransferase → MHQPDMQKVDALVGRLIGDVGAAVSGALVVLGDDVGLFKAMADGKPVTSTELSEKTGIRERYLREWLSALAAADYLHYDERKDRFSLTPEQAMVFSDEDSPAFFAGAFQVVQALWADEPKVAEAFRTGKGLGWHEHSNCLFRGTERFFRTGYNNNLVADWIPALNGMEARPKAGAKVADIGCGHGASTILMAQAYPASKFYGFDYHMPSIERARAAAKEAGVDDRVTFQQASASSFPADSYDLIAMFDCLHDMGDPVGAGKHVRESLSADGTWMIVEPFAHDCLKDNLNPVGRVYYGASTMICTPASMSQEVGLALGAQAGESKLRKVALDAGFKHFHRATETPFNMVFEVRA, encoded by the coding sequence ATGCATCAACCCGACATGCAGAAAGTGGATGCACTCGTCGGCCGATTGATCGGCGATGTGGGTGCGGCTGTATCCGGCGCACTCGTCGTGCTTGGCGACGATGTGGGCCTCTTCAAGGCGATGGCCGACGGCAAGCCGGTCACCTCGACTGAACTCTCTGAGAAGACAGGCATACGCGAACGGTATCTACGCGAGTGGCTGTCGGCGCTCGCCGCCGCCGACTACCTTCATTACGACGAACGTAAGGATCGTTTCTCGCTGACACCAGAACAGGCGATGGTCTTTTCCGACGAGGACAGCCCGGCCTTCTTTGCCGGTGCTTTTCAGGTCGTTCAGGCGCTGTGGGCGGATGAGCCGAAGGTCGCGGAAGCGTTCCGGACCGGCAAGGGCCTTGGCTGGCACGAACACAGCAACTGCCTGTTCCGCGGTACGGAGCGGTTCTTCCGGACAGGTTACAACAACAACCTGGTCGCGGACTGGATCCCTGCCCTCAATGGCATGGAGGCCCGGCCGAAAGCCGGCGCCAAGGTTGCGGATATCGGCTGTGGGCATGGCGCCTCGACCATCCTGATGGCTCAGGCCTATCCAGCCTCGAAGTTCTACGGCTTCGATTACCATATGCCATCGATCGAACGGGCACGGGCAGCCGCCAAGGAAGCCGGTGTCGACGACCGCGTGACATTCCAGCAGGCGTCGGCCTCGAGTTTCCCGGCCGACAGCTACGATCTGATTGCGATGTTCGACTGCCTTCACGACATGGGCGACCCCGTCGGAGCAGGCAAGCATGTCAGGGAATCGCTCTCTGCGGACGGAACATGGATGATCGTAGAGCCCTTCGCGCACGATTGCCTGAAGGACAATCTCAATCCTGTGGGTCGCGTCTACTATGGTGCTTCGACGATGATCTGCACCCCTGCATCCATGTCGCAGGAAGTGGGTTTGGCGCTCGGGGCGCAGGCTGGTGAATCGAAGCTCCGGAAGGTTGCGCTCGACGCTGGCTTCAAGCACTTCCATCGAGCAACGGAAACGCCCTTCAACATGGTTTTCGAAGTGCGCGCTTAG
- a CDS encoding amino acid ABC transporter ATP-binding protein — MAEAQQKKMTVSATDVAVDIVSMNKWYGDFHVLRDINLKVMRGERIVIAGPSGSGKSTMIRCINRLEEHQKGQIIVDGVELTNDLKKIDEVRREVGMVFQHFNLFPHLTILENCTLAPIWVRKMPKKQAEEVAMHFLKRVKIPEQANKYPGQLSGGQQQRVAIARSLCMNPKIMLFDEPTSALDPEMIKEVLDTMVGLAEEGMTMLCVTHEMGFARQVANRVIFMDQGQIVEQNSPAEFFDNPQHERTKLFLSQILH, encoded by the coding sequence ATGGCTGAAGCTCAGCAGAAGAAGATGACCGTCTCGGCTACGGATGTAGCAGTCGACATCGTCAGCATGAACAAGTGGTACGGCGATTTTCACGTGCTGCGGGATATCAACCTGAAGGTCATGCGCGGCGAGCGCATCGTCATCGCCGGCCCTTCGGGTTCGGGCAAGTCGACGATGATCCGCTGCATCAATCGGTTGGAAGAACACCAGAAGGGCCAGATCATCGTCGATGGCGTCGAGCTCACCAACGATCTCAAGAAGATCGATGAAGTGCGTCGCGAAGTCGGTATGGTGTTCCAGCACTTCAACCTCTTCCCGCACCTGACGATCCTGGAAAACTGCACGCTGGCGCCGATCTGGGTGCGCAAGATGCCGAAGAAGCAGGCCGAGGAAGTCGCCATGCACTTCCTCAAGCGCGTCAAGATCCCAGAGCAGGCGAACAAGTATCCGGGCCAGCTCTCCGGCGGCCAGCAGCAGCGCGTCGCGATCGCACGCTCGCTCTGCATGAACCCGAAGATCATGCTGTTCGACGAGCCGACGTCTGCTCTCGATCCCGAGATGATCAAGGAAGTCCTCGATACGATGGTCGGCCTTGCGGAAGAAGGCATGACGATGCTCTGCGTCACCCATGAAATGGGCTTTGCGCGGCAGGTCGCCAACCGCGTCATCTTCATGGACCAGGGACAGATCGTCGAACAGAACTCGCCGGCCGAGTTCTTCGACAATCCGCAGCACGAGCGCACGAAGCTCTTCCTCAGCCAGATCCTGCACTAG
- a CDS encoding amino acid ABC transporter permease: MSVSNQAFVRSTIVPPEPAPLGEKGALAWIKKNLLATPKDVVLTVVALAFLGWAVPHIVNWLFIQAVWSGPDRTFCATTVQGGVQPDGWSGACWAFVNAKFDQFIFGRYPLGERWRPTIVGILFVLLLVPMLIPKMPRKGLNALLLFVALPLLSFWLLYGGLGLEVVETSLWGGLMVTLVLSFVGIAVSLPFGIILALGRRSQMPVIRMICVAFIEIVRGIPLITVLFMASVMLPLFLPTGWTVDKLLRALIGVSIFASAYMAEVIRGGLQAIPKGQFEGADSLGLGYWQKTRLVILPQAIKLVIPGIVNTFIGMFKDTSLVSIIGMFDLLGIVRLNFTDSNWASAVTPLTGLIFAGFVFWLFCFGMSRYSGFMERYLDTGHKR; this comes from the coding sequence ATGTCGGTATCCAATCAAGCCTTCGTCAGGTCGACGATCGTCCCGCCGGAGCCGGCACCGCTCGGTGAGAAGGGCGCTCTGGCCTGGATCAAAAAGAACCTCCTCGCCACGCCCAAGGATGTCGTCCTGACGGTTGTGGCGCTTGCCTTCCTCGGATGGGCAGTTCCGCACATCGTCAACTGGCTGTTCATTCAGGCAGTCTGGAGCGGACCCGACAGAACCTTCTGCGCGACGACTGTGCAGGGCGGTGTACAACCGGACGGCTGGAGCGGCGCATGCTGGGCGTTCGTCAACGCGAAGTTCGATCAGTTCATCTTCGGACGCTATCCGTTGGGCGAACGCTGGCGGCCTACGATCGTCGGCATCTTATTCGTGCTCCTGCTCGTGCCGATGCTGATCCCCAAGATGCCAAGAAAGGGGTTGAACGCGCTCCTGCTGTTCGTCGCCCTGCCCTTGCTGTCGTTCTGGCTGCTCTACGGCGGCCTCGGGCTGGAGGTTGTCGAAACCTCTCTCTGGGGCGGACTGATGGTGACGCTGGTGCTATCCTTCGTCGGCATTGCCGTATCGCTGCCATTCGGGATTATTCTGGCGCTCGGCAGACGGTCGCAGATGCCTGTTATCAGGATGATCTGCGTCGCATTCATCGAGATCGTCCGCGGTATCCCGCTGATCACGGTGCTTTTCATGGCGAGTGTGATGCTGCCGCTCTTCCTGCCGACCGGATGGACGGTCGACAAGCTGCTGCGAGCCTTGATCGGCGTTTCAATATTCGCGTCGGCCTACATGGCTGAAGTCATTCGCGGCGGCCTGCAGGCTATCCCGAAGGGACAGTTCGAAGGCGCGGATTCACTCGGCCTTGGTTATTGGCAGAAGACGCGCCTTGTCATTTTGCCGCAAGCGATCAAATTGGTTATTCCAGGTATCGTGAACACGTTCATCGGCATGTTCAAGGACACGTCGCTGGTGTCTATCATCGGCATGTTCGACCTGCTCGGTATCGTGCGACTGAACTTCACCGACTCCAACTGGGCGTCGGCGGTAACGCCACTGACGGGGCTGATCTTCGCCGGATTCGTTTTCTGGCTGTTCTGCTTCGGCATGTCGCGCTATTCAGGTTTCATGGAACGTTATCTCGATACCGGCCACAAACGATAA
- a CDS encoding amino acid ABC transporter permease, protein MTQEAVHTTPLQGTGWSFRSIMYDPKYRGIFFQILTLVILVGVVWWIAHNTAQNLARSNTASGFAFLRGRAGFEIGQSLIGYSSDSTYGRALIVGILNTLLVAITGIITATIIGFVVGIGRLSHNWLIAKLCTVYVEVFRNIPPLLVIFFWYSGVLAVLPQPKESLHLPLNMFLNNRGLAFPKPIFESGMWVVGAALLIGLVASFVTARWAHRRQAATGQQFHTIWASLALIVGLPVLAFLLSGVPLTFDVPVAGKFNLTGGSVVGPEFMSLFLALSFYTASFIAEIVRGGIRGVPKGQSEAAGALGLHPSGITRLVVVPQALRIIIPPLTSQYLNLTKNSSLAIAIGFSDLVAVGGTILNQTGQAIEVVLIWAIVYLTLSILTSIFMNWFNAKMALVER, encoded by the coding sequence ATGACGCAAGAGGCTGTGCACACGACACCTTTGCAAGGCACCGGCTGGAGTTTCCGGTCGATAATGTACGACCCCAAATATCGGGGCATCTTCTTTCAAATCCTCACGCTCGTTATTCTCGTCGGTGTGGTCTGGTGGATTGCGCACAACACCGCGCAGAACCTCGCCCGCAGCAACACCGCATCCGGTTTCGCTTTTTTACGCGGACGCGCTGGCTTCGAGATCGGCCAGTCGCTCATCGGCTATTCGAGCGATTCGACCTATGGACGGGCGCTCATCGTCGGCATCCTGAACACGTTGCTCGTCGCCATCACCGGGATCATTACGGCGACGATCATCGGGTTTGTCGTCGGTATCGGCCGTCTCTCGCACAACTGGCTCATCGCCAAGCTGTGCACCGTCTACGTCGAAGTCTTCCGCAACATTCCGCCGCTGCTCGTGATCTTCTTCTGGTATTCGGGCGTGCTTGCGGTCCTGCCGCAGCCGAAGGAATCGCTGCATCTACCGCTCAACATGTTCCTGAACAATCGCGGCCTCGCCTTCCCGAAGCCGATCTTTGAAAGCGGGATGTGGGTCGTCGGCGCGGCGCTCTTGATCGGCCTCGTCGCGTCCTTCGTGACGGCACGGTGGGCGCATCGCCGCCAGGCAGCGACCGGCCAGCAGTTTCATACGATCTGGGCGTCTCTCGCCCTCATCGTCGGCCTGCCGGTCCTTGCCTTTCTCTTGAGTGGTGTCCCTCTGACATTCGACGTGCCCGTCGCAGGCAAGTTCAACCTGACTGGCGGTTCCGTCGTCGGGCCGGAGTTCATGTCGCTGTTTCTGGCGCTTTCGTTCTACACGGCGTCGTTCATCGCCGAGATCGTTCGCGGCGGCATCCGGGGCGTACCGAAGGGCCAGTCGGAGGCGGCTGGCGCTCTCGGACTGCATCCGTCGGGCATCACGCGACTGGTGGTCGTGCCGCAGGCACTGCGCATCATCATACCGCCGCTGACAAGCCAATATCTCAACCTGACGAAGAACTCGTCTCTGGCGATCGCGATCGGCTTTTCCGATCTGGTTGCCGTCGGCGGAACGATTCTCAATCAGACAGGCCAGGCAATCGAAGTCGTGCTCATCTGGGCGATCGTCTACCTGACGCTCAGCATTCTGACGTCGATTTTCATGAACTGGTTCAACGCCAAGATGGCTTTGGTGGAGAGATAA
- a CDS encoding amino acid ABC transporter substrate-binding protein: MKIKLLSAAIGAAVFALGASSASATTLEDVKAKGFVQCGVNTGLLGFAQPDASGNWAGFDVDFCKAVASAVFGDPTKVKYTPTNAKERFTALQSGEIDVLSRNTTWTINRDTALGFNFRPVTYYDGQGFMVRKSLNVKSALELSGAAICVQSGTTTELNLADYFKANNLQYNPVVFEKLEEVNAAYDSGRCDVYTTDQSGLYSLRLTLKNPDEHMILPEIISKEPLGPVVRQGDDQWFDIVSWTAYALVNAEEFGITQANVDEMKNSPNPDIKRFLGTEADTKIGTDLGLTNEWAYNIIKGVGNYSEVFERNIGQGSPLKIARGLNALWNKGGIQYAPPVR; the protein is encoded by the coding sequence ATGAAGATTAAGCTTCTGTCGGCCGCGATCGGCGCAGCAGTTTTCGCACTTGGCGCATCATCGGCTTCCGCCACCACTCTCGAAGACGTGAAGGCAAAGGGCTTCGTTCAGTGCGGCGTCAATACCGGCCTGCTCGGCTTCGCTCAGCCTGACGCTTCCGGCAACTGGGCCGGTTTCGACGTGGATTTCTGCAAGGCGGTTGCTTCGGCCGTATTCGGCGACCCCACCAAGGTGAAGTACACCCCGACCAACGCCAAGGAGCGTTTCACGGCACTGCAGTCCGGTGAAATCGACGTTCTGTCGCGCAACACGACCTGGACGATCAACCGCGACACGGCCCTTGGCTTCAACTTCCGTCCGGTCACCTACTACGACGGCCAGGGCTTCATGGTTCGCAAGAGCCTGAACGTGAAGTCGGCGCTCGAGCTGTCCGGCGCGGCGATCTGCGTTCAGTCCGGCACGACCACCGAACTCAACCTCGCCGACTACTTCAAGGCAAACAACCTCCAGTACAATCCGGTGGTTTTCGAAAAGCTCGAAGAAGTCAACGCGGCTTACGATTCCGGTCGCTGCGACGTCTACACGACCGACCAGTCTGGTCTCTATTCCCTGCGTCTGACGCTCAAGAACCCCGACGAGCATATGATTCTTCCCGAGATCATCTCCAAGGAGCCGCTCGGCCCGGTCGTTCGCCAGGGCGACGATCAGTGGTTCGACATCGTTTCCTGGACGGCCTACGCGCTGGTCAATGCTGAAGAATTCGGCATCACCCAGGCCAATGTCGACGAGATGAAGAACTCGCCGAATCCGGACATCAAGCGCTTCCTCGGCACGGAAGCCGACACCAAGATCGGCACGGACCTCGGCCTGACGAACGAATGGGCCTACAACATCATCAAGGGCGTCGGAAACTACAGCGAAGTCTTTGAACGGAACATCGGTCAGGGCAGCCCGTTGAAGATTGCACGTGGTCTGAACGCACTCTGGAACAAGGGCGGCATCCAGTACGCTCCTCCGGTTCGCTGA
- a CDS encoding cystathionine beta-lyase, giving the protein MKDRDGLLQNAGINTRLSHLGNDPAEFHGFVNPPVVHASTVLFPNARAMETRAQKYTYGTRGTPTTDALCEAIDALEGSAGTILVPSGLAAVTVPFLAFLSAGDHALIVDSVYGPTRHFCDTMLKRLGVDVDYYDPAVGAGIETLIKPNTKLVHTEAPGSNTFEMQDIPAIAAIAHKHGAVVTMDNTWATPVYFRPLDYGVDISIHAATKYPSGHSDILMGTVSANAKHWEQLHEANITLGICGAPDDAYQILRGLRTMGVRLERHYESALTIAKWLEGRDGVARVLHPALPSFPSHELWKRDFKGASGIFSFVLAVDGADRFKPKAHAFLDALRIFGLGWSWGGFESLAVHVGLNDRRVAKAPTEGPVIRLQIGLEDVADIKADIERGFAAADAV; this is encoded by the coding sequence ATGAAAGACAGAGACGGCCTGCTGCAGAACGCAGGTATCAACACACGCCTCTCGCACCTCGGGAACGATCCCGCCGAATTCCATGGCTTCGTCAATCCGCCTGTGGTGCATGCATCGACCGTGCTTTTCCCGAATGCGCGGGCAATGGAGACGCGGGCGCAAAAATATACCTACGGTACGCGCGGCACGCCCACGACGGACGCCTTGTGTGAAGCGATCGATGCGCTGGAAGGATCAGCCGGGACGATCCTGGTGCCATCAGGTCTCGCCGCCGTCACCGTTCCTTTCCTCGCATTCCTGTCCGCCGGCGACCATGCGTTGATCGTTGATTCCGTCTACGGCCCGACGCGGCATTTCTGCGACACGATGCTCAAGCGCCTCGGTGTCGACGTTGACTATTATGATCCCGCAGTCGGAGCCGGGATCGAAACGCTGATCAAGCCGAACACCAAGCTCGTCCATACCGAGGCGCCGGGTTCGAACACGTTCGAGATGCAGGACATCCCGGCGATTGCCGCGATCGCCCACAAGCACGGCGCTGTCGTTACGATGGACAATACCTGGGCGACGCCCGTCTATTTCCGCCCGCTCGATTACGGCGTCGACATCTCCATCCACGCGGCGACGAAGTATCCGTCCGGGCATTCCGATATCCTGATGGGCACGGTATCGGCAAATGCGAAGCACTGGGAGCAGCTCCATGAGGCAAACATCACTCTTGGTATCTGCGGAGCGCCTGATGACGCCTACCAGATCCTGCGCGGCCTGCGCACGATGGGCGTCCGACTCGAGCGCCACTACGAAAGCGCGCTGACGATCGCGAAGTGGCTCGAGGGACGGGACGGGGTTGCGCGTGTCCTGCACCCAGCTCTTCCGAGCTTCCCATCGCATGAGCTTTGGAAGCGTGACTTCAAGGGAGCAAGCGGCATCTTCTCCTTCGTTCTGGCTGTCGACGGCGCCGATCGCTTCAAGCCGAAGGCGCATGCCTTCCTCGACGCGCTCAGGATCTTCGGTCTCGGCTGGTCGTGGGGTGGCTTCGAAAGCCTCGCCGTTCACGTCGGTCTCAACGACCGCCGCGTTGCAAAGGCGCCGACGGAAGGACCGGTGATCCGGCTGCAGATCGGTCTTGAGGATGTCGCCGACATAAAGGCCGATATCGAGCGTGGTTTCGCGGCGGCCGACGCCGTCTGA
- a CDS encoding FAD-dependent monooxygenase, translating to MPIERAAIVGAGIAGLTTALSLAKHGIRSEIFEQAPVMTEVGAGLQISPNASLVLDQLGILEHLTPLWLEPEAIHLVSGLSLRRLASVPSGHFARDRWGSPYGVLHRATLQAALLKAVRQNEHCTLHFGTKIGDQSPDGDTAKTDLLIGADGVWSTVRNRVPGAPTARFSGNIAFRFTVAADAAPDFADRSCVSAFLGPSAHLVCYPLRETQDFNMVAIVAGNGAPHEWIKRPSENQSRHLLSAFSKWNKPISRFLEHATNISVWPLYEAVGGTWQNGRDTVLIGDAAHAMMPFAAQGAAMAIEDAYELAALVAKQPVHDALLMFEAQRMPRINRVRQRGAFNQFAYHARGPIRLGRNLVLAMKPPRSLATDLDWIYGYRVRD from the coding sequence ATGCCGATAGAACGTGCCGCCATCGTCGGGGCAGGAATTGCCGGCCTGACGACGGCGCTTTCACTGGCCAAACATGGCATCCGCTCGGAGATTTTCGAACAGGCGCCCGTGATGACGGAAGTCGGAGCGGGCCTACAGATATCACCGAACGCATCTCTCGTTCTCGACCAGCTCGGCATCCTCGAACATCTGACGCCGCTCTGGCTGGAACCGGAAGCCATCCACCTGGTCTCCGGCTTGTCGTTGCGTCGACTTGCGTCGGTTCCATCCGGGCATTTCGCGCGCGATCGCTGGGGTTCGCCCTATGGTGTGCTACACCGGGCGACGCTACAGGCAGCGCTGCTGAAGGCGGTTCGGCAGAACGAGCACTGCACTCTGCATTTCGGGACGAAGATCGGCGATCAGTCACCAGACGGCGACACTGCAAAAACAGATCTCCTTATCGGTGCCGACGGGGTCTGGTCGACAGTGCGCAACCGCGTTCCCGGCGCACCCACAGCGCGTTTCTCCGGCAACATTGCGTTTCGCTTCACGGTGGCGGCTGATGCGGCGCCCGATTTTGCCGACCGCAGTTGCGTATCGGCTTTCCTTGGCCCATCGGCCCATCTCGTCTGCTATCCGCTCCGCGAGACGCAGGATTTCAACATGGTCGCGATCGTCGCCGGCAACGGGGCGCCGCACGAATGGATCAAACGTCCGAGCGAGAACCAAAGCCGACATCTTCTCTCCGCCTTTTCCAAATGGAACAAGCCGATATCGCGCTTTCTCGAGCACGCCACCAACATCAGCGTCTGGCCGCTCTACGAGGCCGTCGGCGGAACCTGGCAGAATGGCCGCGACACGGTTCTGATCGGTGATGCCGCCCATGCGATGATGCCGTTTGCGGCTCAGGGTGCTGCCATGGCGATCGAGGACGCCTACGAGCTTGCCGCCCTCGTCGCCAAGCAACCCGTTCACGATGCCCTGCTGATGTTCGAAGCGCAGCGGATGCCGCGTATAAACCGCGTTCGGCAGCGTGGCGCCTTCAATCAGTTTGCCTACCATGCGCGGGGACCGATCAGGCTCGGCCGCAACCTCGTTCTGGCGATGAAACCGCCGCGAAGCCTCGCGACGGATCTTGACTGGATATACGGCTACCGAGTCCGCGATTGA
- a CDS encoding zinc-finger domain-containing protein, which translates to MAGHNIPHFQNDGGHRVIEVGVKEFMCTGASVPFDHPHIFIDMGDENEKVCSYCSTLYRLNTSLKANQTNPAGCVFHIKAA; encoded by the coding sequence ATGGCTGGTCACAACATTCCCCACTTCCAGAACGACGGCGGACACCGCGTTATCGAAGTTGGCGTGAAGGAATTCATGTGCACCGGTGCATCCGTTCCGTTCGACCACCCCCACATCTTCATCGACATGGGCGACGAGAACGAAAAAGTCTGTTCGTACTGCTCGACGCTTTATCGTCTGAACACCTCGCTGAAGGCCAACCAGACTAACCCTGCCGGCTGCGTATTCCATATCAAGGCCGCCTAA
- a CDS encoding alpha/beta fold hydrolase — MNLNMPTFSNFSHDGLKLAYFDEGDPAGPPVLLIHGFASSASVNWVHPGWLKTLGDAGYRVIAIDNRGHGASDKPRDAEAYRPWHMAGDAIALLDHLGIPEANVMGYSMGARISVFAALARPDRVRSLVLGGLGIGMTDGVGDWDPIADALLAPSIDTVTHARGRMFRAFAEQTKSDREALAACIHGSRDLVLRSDMGKIEAPTLIGVGTNDDIAGSPQELAALMPHAIALDIPGRDHMLAVGDKVFKKAALEFYADVAGW, encoded by the coding sequence ATGAACTTGAATATGCCCACCTTTTCGAATTTCTCTCACGATGGATTGAAGCTCGCCTATTTCGATGAAGGCGATCCGGCGGGCCCTCCGGTGCTGCTCATCCATGGCTTTGCATCGAGTGCGAGCGTCAATTGGGTGCATCCGGGCTGGCTGAAGACGCTTGGCGATGCCGGCTACCGGGTGATCGCGATCGACAATCGCGGCCATGGCGCCAGCGACAAGCCTCGCGATGCCGAGGCCTATCGGCCGTGGCACATGGCAGGCGACGCGATCGCGCTTCTGGATCATCTCGGAATCCCGGAAGCCAATGTCATGGGCTATTCGATGGGAGCGCGGATTTCGGTTTTCGCAGCACTTGCGCGGCCGGACCGGGTGCGTTCTCTGGTGCTCGGAGGTCTCGGCATTGGCATGACCGACGGGGTAGGCGACTGGGATCCCATCGCCGACGCATTGCTTGCCCCGTCGATCGATACGGTGACCCACGCGCGTGGCCGCATGTTCCGCGCTTTCGCGGAACAGACGAAGAGTGACAGGGAGGCCCTGGCGGCCTGTATTCACGGCTCACGCGACCTCGTCCTGCGCAGCGACATGGGAAAGATCGAGGCACCGACGCTGATCGGCGTCGGGACCAACGATGATATTGCAGGATCGCCTCAGGAGCTGGCGGCACTGATGCCGCACGCGATCGCACTTGATATCCCGGGCCGCGACCATATGCTTGCGGTTGGTGATAAGGTGTTCAAGAAAGCGGCGCTGGAGTTCTACGCCGACGTTGCCGGCTGGTGA
- the cysE gene encoding serine O-acetyltransferase, whose translation MVAKTDVRTFETGSSLKVMDPIWDSLREEARAAAESDPVLAAFLYSTILNYRSLEECVIYRICERLDHPDMQAILLRQTFDQMLADWPEWGTILRVDIQAIYDRDPACLRFMEAVLYFKGFHALQTHRLAHWLLNRGRRDLALYLQSRSSSIFQTDINPAARIGRGIFLDHATGLVVGETAVIGDNVSILHGVTLGGTGKEGADRHPKIGSGVLIGAGAKILGNIEIGHCSRIAAGSVVLKAVPPKTTVAGVPAKVVGEAGCSEPSRVMDQVIGADI comes from the coding sequence ATGGTCGCAAAGACAGACGTTCGTACTTTCGAGACGGGCAGCTCGCTCAAGGTGATGGATCCCATCTGGGATAGCCTGCGGGAAGAAGCGCGCGCCGCCGCTGAAAGCGATCCGGTACTGGCAGCATTTCTCTACTCGACGATCCTGAACTATCGTTCGCTGGAAGAGTGCGTCATCTACCGCATCTGTGAACGTCTGGATCATCCGGATATGCAGGCTATCCTGCTCCGGCAGACGTTCGACCAGATGCTGGCCGATTGGCCGGAATGGGGCACGATCCTGCGCGTCGATATCCAGGCGATATATGATAGAGATCCCGCCTGCCTGCGGTTCATGGAAGCTGTTCTCTACTTCAAGGGCTTCCATGCGCTGCAGACGCACCGTCTGGCGCACTGGCTGCTGAACCGTGGTCGTCGTGATCTCGCGCTCTATCTGCAAAGCCGCTCGTCGAGCATTTTCCAGACCGACATCAATCCGGCAGCGCGGATTGGTCGGGGCATATTCCTCGATCATGCCACCGGCCTGGTCGTCGGCGAAACCGCCGTGATCGGCGACAACGTCTCCATTCTGCACGGCGTCACGCTTGGTGGCACCGGCAAGGAGGGGGCGGATCGTCATCCGAAGATCGGCAGTGGCGTTCTCATCGGTGCAGGCGCGAAGATCCTCGGCAATATCGAGATCGGCCATTGCTCGCGTATTGCCGCAGGCTCGGTCGTGTTGAAGGCCGTGCCGCCGAAGACCACGGTTGCGGGCGTGCCGGCCAAGGTTGTCGGCGAGGCCGGCTGCTCAGAACCGTCGCGCGTGATGGATCAGGTAATCGGCGCCGATATCTGA
- a CDS encoding DUF3126 family protein: MKPEEIKKLDAYFKRTFNPGVIVKARPRKNDSAEVYLGEEFLGVVYIDDEDGDRSYNFSMAILDVDL, from the coding sequence GTGAAACCAGAAGAAATCAAGAAGCTCGACGCCTATTTCAAGCGCACGTTCAACCCGGGTGTGATCGTCAAGGCACGTCCCCGCAAGAACGACTCCGCTGAGGTTTACCTGGGCGAAGAGTTTCTCGGCGTCGTCTATATCGATGACGAGGACGGTGATCGCTCGTACAATTTCTCGATGGCTATCCTCGACGTCGATCTCTGA
- a CDS encoding DUF3597 domain-containing protein, which produces MGIFDKIKHAIFGDEARAAPVTTAEVAPSGQAKPAAPAAPPPTSAPASSAPATVAATIDIVPLLDAAVKKSGQKLDWRRSIVDLMKAVGMDASLAERKELAAELGYSGDTHDTATMNMFLHKALMKRLAENGGKVPADLLD; this is translated from the coding sequence ATGGGAATCTTCGACAAGATCAAGCATGCGATATTCGGGGACGAGGCACGGGCCGCTCCTGTGACAACGGCCGAGGTCGCTCCATCCGGCCAGGCAAAACCCGCCGCGCCAGCTGCACCGCCACCGACATCAGCGCCCGCGTCGTCGGCGCCGGCAACTGTCGCGGCGACGATCGATATCGTTCCTTTGCTCGATGCGGCCGTAAAGAAGAGCGGACAAAAGCTTGATTGGCGCCGTTCGATCGTGGATCTGATGAAAGCCGTCGGAATGGATGCGAGCCTTGCCGAGCGCAAGGAACTCGCCGCCGAGCTGGGGTATAGCGGCGATACTCACGATACCGCGACGATGAACATGTTCCTGCATAAGGCACTGATGAAGCGTCTGGCGGAGAACGGCGGCAAGGTGCCCGCTGATCTCCTCGATTGA
- a CDS encoding phasin family protein, protein MLNFDDASRKSKEAMDTMLKSYSDTAKGFQAIAAEAAEYSKKSFQDAVTHMEALSGVRSVEAAFELQTGYVRSAYENFVAEATRLGEMYTDLAKSAYKPYEAPVATPPVKASKAATVVTTEAA, encoded by the coding sequence ATGCTGAACTTCGACGACGCCTCGCGCAAAAGCAAAGAGGCCATGGATACCATGCTGAAGAGCTATTCTGACACGGCAAAAGGATTTCAGGCGATCGCGGCGGAAGCTGCCGAGTACTCCAAGAAGTCCTTCCAGGACGCCGTGACTCACATGGAAGCGCTATCCGGTGTCCGCAGCGTGGAAGCTGCCTTCGAACTGCAGACCGGCTATGTGCGGTCGGCATACGAGAACTTTGTTGCTGAAGCGACAAGACTGGGCGAAATGTACACCGATCTCGCCAAAAGTGCCTACAAGCCCTACGAGGCGCCTGTTGCGACGCCTCCGGTCAAAGCTTCCAAGGCAGCGACCGTGGTGACGACCGAAGCGGCTTGA